In Phycisphaerae bacterium, the following proteins share a genomic window:
- a CDS encoding carbon starvation CstA family protein: protein MIVLAILGVSVVFLLLGGWIYAPIIGRVLGERADRVTPAVAINDGRDYVPTRTPIVFAHHFASIAGAGPIIGPVLALLYGWGPALIWILLGGVFLGAVHDYVVAHIAMREGGKNLTVIARRYVGPAAFLMMLVLLVALLVLVCAAFLDLSATALTSKVPVATLKMQPGETIFREVSWVNDMTGQEEPHAIIGGIASTSVVVITAFSPLIGFLYIKRRWPVWLCSGLAILICAVSVAIGLYLPMAVEPMTWKLLISIYVLFAAGVPVWMFLQSRDFINVHMLYVGIIFLAVALIAAAVRGGGEIAGASAIAMNNWSGGSAKLGPGWPVLFVTIACGAVSGFHSLCAGGTTCKQLEKEKAARHVGYFGMLLESLLAVCVVCALIVGLSMQSYSTYCYPTAGKGNPVLTFAMGVGYTAHIGLGIPIAAGALGAMLLLEGFLVTTLDTAVRLTRYMIEEGWSTLFARYDVFAATASGSPISEAQVGEVAGSGGLSPDKVAAASQARFQVIATHGLLNAVLRCLRLYWVNSGIAVALMLLLAMRGYAAVWPIFGSANQLLAALALIVATVWLMAHRRAVWYTLLPALFMLVTSVWMLVRLLFTSYWPVLTTWPKKPALTVVAIIVLVATVAVVTLALRRWLAERANARGAFPIQP from the coding sequence ATGATCGTGCTGGCCATCCTAGGCGTGTCCGTGGTGTTTCTTCTGCTGGGCGGCTGGATCTACGCGCCCATCATCGGACGGGTACTCGGCGAGCGGGCCGATCGGGTCACCCCGGCAGTGGCCATAAACGACGGGCGTGACTACGTGCCGACCCGCACGCCCATTGTGTTCGCCCATCACTTCGCATCGATCGCCGGTGCCGGTCCGATCATCGGCCCGGTTCTGGCCTTGCTCTATGGCTGGGGACCGGCGTTGATCTGGATCCTGCTCGGAGGCGTGTTTCTCGGGGCGGTCCACGATTACGTGGTGGCCCACATCGCCATGCGCGAAGGCGGCAAAAACCTGACCGTGATTGCCCGTCGCTACGTCGGACCTGCCGCCTTTCTGATGATGTTGGTTCTGCTCGTTGCTCTGCTGGTGCTGGTGTGCGCCGCGTTTCTCGACCTTTCCGCCACCGCGCTTACCTCCAAGGTGCCCGTGGCCACGCTCAAGATGCAGCCCGGCGAAACGATATTTCGCGAAGTCTCATGGGTAAACGACATGACCGGCCAGGAAGAGCCCCACGCGATCATCGGGGGCATCGCGTCGACCTCCGTCGTGGTGATTACCGCCTTCTCGCCGCTGATCGGTTTCTTGTACATCAAGCGACGCTGGCCGGTCTGGCTGTGCTCGGGCCTGGCGATCCTCATCTGTGCCGTGTCGGTAGCGATCGGCCTATACCTGCCAATGGCCGTTGAACCCATGACCTGGAAGCTGCTGATCAGTATATACGTGCTCTTCGCCGCCGGCGTCCCCGTATGGATGTTCCTGCAAAGCCGGGATTTCATCAACGTCCACATGTTGTACGTTGGCATCATCTTCCTTGCGGTGGCACTCATCGCCGCGGCAGTGCGAGGCGGCGGCGAGATCGCGGGAGCATCGGCGATCGCCATGAACAACTGGAGCGGGGGCAGCGCCAAGCTCGGCCCCGGATGGCCGGTGCTCTTCGTGACCATCGCGTGCGGAGCAGTCAGCGGTTTCCACAGCCTGTGCGCGGGCGGTACGACGTGCAAGCAACTCGAGAAGGAGAAAGCCGCCCGTCACGTCGGCTACTTCGGGATGCTTCTGGAAAGCCTGTTGGCGGTTTGTGTGGTCTGCGCACTCATCGTCGGATTGTCAATGCAGAGCTACAGCACGTACTGCTATCCGACGGCGGGCAAGGGCAATCCTGTCCTGACTTTCGCGATGGGAGTCGGTTACACGGCCCATATCGGCCTGGGCATACCGATCGCGGCCGGGGCCCTGGGCGCGATGCTGCTGCTCGAGGGGTTCCTGGTGACCACGCTGGACACCGCCGTCCGGCTGACCCGCTACATGATCGAAGAAGGCTGGTCGACGCTGTTCGCCCGCTACGACGTCTTTGCCGCGACGGCTTCCGGAAGCCCCATCAGTGAGGCCCAAGTCGGCGAAGTCGCCGGATCGGGAGGGCTGAGCCCTGACAAGGTGGCCGCAGCCTCGCAAGCACGCTTCCAAGTCATCGCGACTCATGGGCTCCTGAACGCAGTGCTGCGTTGCCTGCGGCTCTACTGGGTCAACTCCGGGATTGCAGTCGCATTGATGCTTCTATTGGCGATGCGCGGCTACGCGGCGGTCTGGCCCATATTCGGCTCTGCCAATCAACTCCTGGCCGCGTTGGCGCTCATCGTGGCAACCGTCTGGTTGATGGCGCATCGTCGGGCGGTGTGGTACACGCTGTTGCCGGCATTGTTCATGCTCGTGACCTCCGTCTGGATGCTGGTCCGGCTCCTGTTCACCAGCTACTGGCCGGTGCTCACCACATGGCCGAAGAAGCCGGCCTTGACGGTGGTAGCGATCATCGTACTCGTGGCCACCGTTGCGGTGGTGACTCTCGCTCTGCGGCGGTGGCTGGCCGAAAGGGCAAATGCTCGCGGTGCATTCCCCATTCAGCCGTGA
- a CDS encoding ThuA domain-containing protein, protein MTTRRIIIVVAASLCLVGLSAVVPGFPQASLAAQVPAEPAASPASSGPVKTLLVTGGPIHDGKAIGDLVEETMKKSGLFDVTRAHEDLDAFLADRIAPFDLVVFYYTLGELKEAQKRGLMSHIASGKGYVTFHSGADSFRGDPDYQAFVGGYFRTHPHYRQYQVSITENDSPITKGIDEFMITDEQYILDYDPRVTVLANALFKGKLMPVMWTKPWGKGRVFYLALGHDVKACQQEMFKKLLLRGSLWAAGRPVVDPK, encoded by the coding sequence ATGACAACTCGTCGTATCATCATCGTTGTGGCGGCAAGCCTGTGTCTCGTCGGTTTGTCGGCCGTGGTTCCCGGTTTTCCGCAAGCCAGCCTGGCCGCTCAAGTTCCAGCCGAGCCGGCGGCCTCACCGGCGTCATCGGGGCCGGTCAAGACCCTGCTGGTCACCGGCGGGCCGATCCATGACGGCAAAGCCATCGGCGATCTGGTCGAGGAGACAATGAAGAAGAGCGGGCTGTTCGACGTGACGCGTGCTCACGAGGACCTCGATGCCTTTCTGGCCGATCGCATTGCCCCGTTTGATCTGGTCGTCTTCTACTACACCCTTGGCGAACTGAAAGAAGCCCAGAAACGCGGACTGATGAGCCATATCGCTTCGGGTAAAGGCTACGTGACGTTCCATTCGGGGGCAGACTCATTCCGCGGCGATCCGGATTATCAGGCATTCGTCGGCGGCTATTTCAGGACGCATCCGCACTATCGGCAATACCAGGTCAGCATCACGGAGAATGACAGCCCGATCACCAAGGGCATCGACGAGTTCATGATCACCGACGAGCAGTACATCCTCGACTACGATCCGCGGGTGACGGTACTGGCCAACGCTTTGTTCAAGGGCAAGCTCATGCCGGTGATGTGGACCAAGCCCTGGGGCAAGGGGAGAGTGTTCTATCTGGCGCTGGGCCACGATGTCAAGGCCTGCCAGCAGGAGATGTTCAAGAAGCTGCTGCTCCGCGGGTCTCTTTGGGCCGCCGGCCGACCGGTGGTCGATCCGAAGTGA
- a CDS encoding ATP-binding cassette domain-containing protein: MPADRCDVGGVFVPLLEVLELTKEFPTPIGPPKRAVDHLSFHVNAGEIYGLLGPNGAGKTTTLRIVSGLMRPTAGRAIVNGVDVTIDPSSVRGFIGFLTAGTGLYHRLTAREILVYFAELNGLERGLITRRVDQLIDWLGMADFAELRCGALSTGQKQRTNIARALIADPPVLVMDEPTLGLDVLTNRLILDFIRHERELGKAILLSTHHLDEAEALCDRIGLLHEGRLIAEGNLQTLREMAGCRRLTDVFLRLVGQAMAPTLPFKPPGEEVVA; encoded by the coding sequence ATGCCGGCCGACCGCTGCGATGTTGGAGGCGTTTTCGTGCCCTTGCTTGAAGTCCTGGAATTGACCAAGGAGTTCCCCACCCCGATCGGTCCGCCCAAGAGGGCCGTGGATCACTTGAGCTTCCACGTGAATGCCGGCGAGATCTACGGCCTCCTCGGTCCCAACGGCGCCGGGAAGACCACCACCCTGCGGATCGTCTCCGGCCTCATGCGGCCCACCGCCGGTCGGGCCATCGTCAACGGCGTGGACGTCACCATAGACCCTTCCTCGGTTCGCGGATTCATCGGCTTCCTCACCGCCGGCACGGGCCTCTACCACCGGCTCACGGCTCGTGAAATCCTGGTCTACTTTGCGGAGTTGAACGGCCTGGAGCGCGGCTTGATCACCAGGCGAGTCGATCAGCTCATTGACTGGCTGGGAATGGCGGACTTCGCCGAACTGCGCTGCGGGGCGCTGTCCACGGGCCAGAAGCAGCGAACCAACATCGCCCGGGCCCTGATCGCCGACCCCCCCGTGCTGGTCATGGACGAGCCGACCTTGGGCCTTGATGTGCTGACCAACCGGCTGATTCTCGATTTCATCCGTCACGAGCGCGAGCTGGGCAAGGCCATCCTGCTCAGTACGCATCACCTCGATGAGGCGGAAGCCCTTTGCGACCGCATCGGCTTGCTTCATGAGGGTCGACTCATTGCCGAGGGCAACCTGCAGACGTTGCGAGAGATGGCCGGCTGCCGGCGGCTGACGGACGTTTTCCTCCGGCTCGTCGGCCAGGCAATGGCGCCGACGCTGCCGTTCAAGCCGCCGGGCGAAGAGGTGGTCGCATGA